The Micromonospora sp. NBC_01740 genome includes a window with the following:
- a CDS encoding FxsB family cyclophane-forming radical SAM/SPASM peptide maturase: MRSEPDGQPTGQVAPLTQYVLKLVSRCDLACDHCYVYEHPDQSWRRQPRVMASATVAAAAERIAEHAAAHRLDAVRVVLHGGEPLLAGAARLDSTAGTLRRVIGPVARLDLRMQSNGVLLTPATCDVLVTHDVKVGISLDGDRAANDRHRRHANGSSSHRQVLRALSLLRSPAYRSSYAGILCTVDLANDPIRVYEALLAEEPPHVDFLLPHANWDNPPARPDGPATPYADWLLAVHRRWLADGRPVPIRLLESLLSTASGHGSRSEAVGLGPADLVVVETDGTFEQVDSLKSAFDGAAATGLDVFRHRVDDAAAHPAIAVRQTGLDGLCATCRACPVVGHCGGGLYAHRYRAGDGFDNPSVYCPDLLELVRVVTAAPVADEPDRPTDSLHPRVLDDLATGAGAAGSAAQLAAVHLALVRALLVALSERAAGDPVAADGWRLLVHLDDAHPDAVRAVLAHPFVRRWARRCRDGTAELSYLACVAAAAAVRARVRADLPVPVRDGVVSLPTLGALAVGAERGVVRLVVDDGDVRLAGRRIAVLPGHDGDPARKDGPDGWLPVRAVRLGGNRLLLEDTDPHRDGYDLPVEPRLSGAAALGWTRRLEGAVRRIDAEATSYTAGVRTLLRAVVPLRAEPTGRFRSAAAGVAFGAVAVTAVPDDATLAVLLVHEVQHLKLSAVLDVCDLFDRDDTRTLRVPWRDDPRPVEGVLHGVYAHLAVADVWRHRPGPAAGDHFRRYRDWTDGALDALLDLGVLTAAGERFVGGMRATVDTWP; this comes from the coding sequence CTGCGATCTGAGCCGGACGGGCAGCCGACCGGGCAGGTCGCCCCGCTGACGCAGTACGTGCTGAAGCTGGTCAGCCGCTGCGACCTCGCCTGCGACCACTGCTACGTCTACGAGCACCCCGACCAGTCCTGGCGGCGCCAGCCCCGGGTGATGGCCTCCGCCACGGTGGCGGCGGCCGCGGAGCGGATCGCGGAGCACGCGGCGGCGCACCGGCTCGACGCCGTACGGGTGGTCCTGCACGGCGGCGAGCCCCTGCTCGCCGGCGCCGCCCGGCTCGACTCCACTGCCGGCACCCTGCGGCGCGTCATCGGCCCGGTGGCCCGCCTCGACCTGCGGATGCAGTCCAACGGTGTGCTGCTCACCCCGGCGACCTGCGACGTGCTGGTCACCCACGACGTCAAGGTGGGGATCTCGCTCGACGGCGACCGGGCCGCCAACGACCGGCACCGCCGCCACGCCAACGGGTCGAGCAGCCACCGCCAGGTGCTGCGGGCGTTGTCGCTGCTGCGCAGCCCCGCGTACCGCAGCAGCTACGCGGGCATCCTCTGCACCGTCGACCTCGCCAACGACCCGATCCGGGTGTACGAGGCGCTGCTGGCCGAGGAGCCTCCGCACGTCGACTTCCTGCTGCCGCATGCCAACTGGGACAACCCGCCCGCCCGGCCCGACGGCCCCGCCACTCCGTACGCCGACTGGCTGCTGGCCGTCCACCGGCGGTGGCTGGCCGACGGGCGTCCGGTGCCGATCCGCCTGCTGGAGTCCCTGCTCTCCACCGCGTCCGGGCACGGCAGCCGCAGCGAGGCGGTCGGGCTCGGCCCGGCCGACCTGGTCGTCGTCGAGACCGACGGCACCTTCGAGCAGGTCGACTCGCTCAAGTCCGCCTTCGACGGCGCCGCGGCCACCGGCCTGGACGTCTTCCGCCACCGGGTGGACGATGCCGCGGCCCACCCGGCGATCGCCGTACGGCAGACCGGTCTCGACGGTCTCTGCGCGACCTGCCGCGCGTGCCCGGTGGTCGGGCACTGCGGCGGCGGGCTCTACGCCCACCGGTACCGCGCCGGGGACGGCTTCGACAACCCGTCCGTCTACTGCCCGGACCTGCTGGAACTCGTCCGGGTGGTGACGGCGGCGCCGGTCGCCGACGAACCCGACCGGCCCACGGACTCGCTCCACCCGCGCGTCCTCGACGACCTGGCGACCGGCGCGGGCGCGGCGGGCTCGGCCGCGCAGCTCGCCGCCGTCCACCTGGCGCTGGTGCGCGCCCTGCTGGTCGCGCTCAGCGAGCGGGCCGCGGGCGACCCGGTGGCGGCCGACGGGTGGCGGCTGCTGGTCCACCTGGACGACGCGCATCCCGATGCCGTCCGCGCCGTGCTGGCCCACCCCTTCGTGCGCCGTTGGGCACGGCGCTGCCGGGACGGGACGGCCGAGCTGTCCTACCTGGCCTGCGTGGCGGCGGCCGCCGCCGTCCGCGCCCGGGTCCGGGCCGACCTGCCCGTCCCGGTGCGCGACGGGGTGGTCAGCCTGCCGACGCTCGGCGCGCTCGCGGTCGGTGCCGAGCGGGGCGTCGTCAGGCTCGTCGTCGACGACGGCGACGTCCGGCTCGCCGGCCGGCGGATCGCCGTCCTCCCGGGCCACGACGGCGACCCGGCCCGAAAGGACGGGCCGGACGGCTGGCTGCCGGTGCGTGCCGTCCGTCTCGGCGGGAACCGGCTGCTGTTGGAGGACACCGATCCGCACCGGGACGGCTACGACCTGCCGGTCGAGCCGCGGCTGTCCGGCGCCGCCGCGCTGGGGTGGACGCGGCGGCTGGAGGGGGCGGTGCGGCGGATCGACGCCGAGGCCACCAGCTACACGGCGGGCGTACGCACCCTGTTGCGGGCCGTCGTGCCGCTGCGCGCGGAGCCGACCGGCCGGTTCCGCAGTGCCGCCGCCGGCGTCGCCTTCGGCGCGGTGGCCGTCACGGCCGTACCCGACGACGCCACCCTCGCCGTCCTGCTCGTGCACGAGGTGCAGCACCTCAAGCTCAGCGCGGTGCTGGACGTCTGCGACCTGTTCGACCGCGACGACACCCGGACGCTGCGCGTGCCGTGGCGGGACGACCCGCGCCCGGTGGAGGGCGTGCTGCACGGCGTCTACGCCCATCTGGCCGTCGCCGACGTGTGGCGCCACCGCCCCGGGCCGGCCGCCGGGGACCACTTCCGCCGCTACCGGGACTGGACCGACGGGGCCCTCGACGCCCTGCTCGACCTCGGCGTCCTGACCGCCGCCGGCGAGCGGTTCGTCGGGGGGATGCGCGCCACCGTGGACACATGGCCGTGA
- a CDS encoding aminoglycoside N(3)-acetyltransferase → MAVTAGPLRRATLTADLRALGLRPGSTVLVHCALSRVGRVAGGPATLLAALRDVLGGAGTVVVPAQTAGNSTTSRAFRVATAGLGPAGVAAAEAAIVPFDPERSPAEGMGVFAEHVRRQPGASRSHHPQTSFAALGPDAARLTAVHDLDCHLGERSPLGALHAADAVVLLLGVDWSVCTAFHLAEYRLRRPPVDRAYRCYVRDAAGRRVRHDFQALDLHDTDFPLIGRALTEAGAVRRGPVGGADCRLTDLRVAVDFARGWMDEHRR, encoded by the coding sequence ATGGCCGTGACCGCCGGCCCGCTCCGGCGGGCCACGCTGACGGCGGACCTGCGCGCGCTGGGACTGCGGCCGGGGTCCACCGTGCTGGTGCACTGCGCCCTGTCCCGCGTCGGTCGGGTGGCGGGCGGCCCCGCCACGCTGCTGGCCGCCCTGCGGGACGTGCTGGGCGGAGCGGGCACGGTGGTCGTACCGGCGCAGACAGCTGGCAACTCCACCACCTCGCGGGCGTTCCGGGTGGCGACCGCCGGCTTGGGCCCCGCCGGAGTCGCGGCGGCGGAGGCGGCCATCGTGCCGTTCGACCCGGAGCGCAGCCCCGCCGAGGGCATGGGGGTCTTCGCCGAGCACGTACGCCGGCAGCCGGGAGCCTCCCGGAGCCACCACCCGCAGACCTCCTTCGCCGCCCTCGGCCCCGACGCGGCCCGGCTGACCGCCGTCCACGACCTCGACTGCCACCTCGGCGAACGCTCACCCCTCGGCGCGCTCCACGCCGCCGACGCCGTGGTGCTGCTGCTCGGCGTCGACTGGTCGGTCTGCACGGCGTTCCACCTGGCCGAGTACCGGCTGCGCCGCCCGCCGGTCGACCGGGCGTACCGGTGCTACGTGCGCGACGCCGCCGGGCGGCGGGTCCGGCACGACTTCCAGGCCCTCGATCTCCACGACACCGACTTTCCGCTGATCGGCCGGGCACTGACGGAGGCCGGCGCGGTGCGGCGCGGGCCGGTCGGCGGCGCCGACTGCCGGCTCACGGACCTTCGGGTGGCCGTCGACTTCGCCCGGGGGTGGATGGATGAGCACCGGCGGTGA
- a CDS encoding TIR-like protein FxsC translates to MTEGTLWEDESAPVFFLSYAHKKNQVAAPRDTNQKVFQLFVDLSDHVVELLGLGPGRTAGFMDRMLDGGQVWTDDLAFAAGHCQVFIPLISTHYLNSDWCAREWDAFTRRPILTRPGAEPSAGETPVIPVNWSLVERRRLPAAVSRRQMFTPTRLPPEIAPQYHEEGIYGLLSLGDTGKAAYDAVVWRLAQRVARAYRTHWVQAQVPTDVRQLRTTFEEGGHDVV, encoded by the coding sequence TTGACAGAGGGCACGCTCTGGGAGGACGAGAGCGCCCCCGTGTTCTTTCTCAGCTATGCCCACAAGAAGAACCAGGTCGCGGCGCCCCGGGACACCAACCAGAAGGTCTTCCAGCTCTTCGTCGACCTCTCCGACCATGTCGTCGAGCTGCTCGGCCTCGGCCCGGGGCGCACGGCCGGATTCATGGACCGGATGCTCGACGGCGGGCAGGTATGGACCGACGACCTGGCCTTCGCCGCCGGGCACTGCCAGGTCTTCATCCCGTTGATCTCCACTCACTACCTCAACAGCGACTGGTGTGCCCGCGAGTGGGACGCGTTCACCCGCCGGCCGATACTGACCCGGCCGGGTGCCGAGCCGTCGGCGGGGGAGACGCCGGTCATCCCGGTCAACTGGTCCCTGGTGGAGCGTCGCCGGCTGCCGGCGGCCGTGTCGCGGAGGCAGATGTTCACCCCCACCCGGCTGCCCCCGGAGATCGCTCCGCAATACCACGAAGAGGGCATCTACGGTCTACTGAGCCTCGGCGACACCGGCAAGGCCGCCTACGACGCGGTGGTCTGGCGGCTGGCGCAGCGGGTCGCCCGGGCCTATCGGACGCACTGGGTGCAGGCACAGGTCCCGACCGACGTGCGGCAGTTGCGCACCACGTTCGAGGAGGGCGGACATGACGTGGTCTGA
- a CDS encoding TIR-like protein FxsC: MTWSDPVPPRGASRRETYFFLSYAHSVPLSAGVRPDTDYWVNRFFNDLATAVRHAATRSRDLDAGFFDGQVNPGADLRQTLTDALSLAHVFVPLHSPNYFRNAWALGERESFRSRLTRLTPAQAERHLVPVLWLPLPSRGERPETTRALDLVPDAGDRADYAENGLRALCKLSAYHDLYRRVLDALAKQIVTVTETQPLARSRATTLSSHPVPDSVGPALVVTTLTDHARWRPYAGQHELAVADHVAATAERLGLPTRVVDLAAARALAPRSPTVVLVDAATGAAAIRSALDDLPRWVVPLVIAAGHERGATAPESVSEALQAAGFPRVMPVRAIDEFERCTPLLVTEARKQFLRYGPVDPPDGPVTPRPSLRPARPFDGPPGSGASLPPVRPFDTTRGKDER; the protein is encoded by the coding sequence ATGACGTGGTCTGACCCCGTTCCGCCCCGGGGCGCATCCCGCCGGGAGACCTACTTCTTCCTGAGCTACGCCCACTCGGTGCCGCTGTCGGCCGGTGTCCGGCCGGACACCGACTACTGGGTCAACCGGTTCTTCAACGACCTGGCCACCGCCGTCCGGCACGCTGCCACGAGGAGCCGCGACCTCGACGCCGGCTTCTTCGACGGCCAGGTCAACCCGGGAGCCGACCTCAGGCAGACGCTCACCGACGCGCTCAGCCTCGCGCACGTCTTCGTGCCGCTGCACTCACCGAACTACTTCCGCAACGCGTGGGCGCTGGGCGAACGCGAGTCGTTCCGCAGCCGACTCACCCGGCTCACCCCGGCGCAGGCCGAACGGCACCTGGTGCCGGTGCTGTGGCTGCCGCTGCCGTCCCGGGGCGAGCGGCCGGAGACGACCCGGGCCCTCGACCTGGTTCCGGACGCCGGCGACCGGGCCGACTACGCCGAGAACGGCCTGCGCGCCCTCTGCAAGCTCAGCGCCTACCACGACCTCTACCGGCGGGTCCTCGATGCGCTGGCGAAGCAGATCGTCACGGTGACCGAGACGCAGCCGCTGGCCCGGTCCCGGGCGACGACGCTGTCCAGCCACCCGGTGCCTGACAGCGTCGGCCCGGCGCTGGTGGTCACCACCCTCACCGACCACGCACGGTGGCGGCCCTACGCAGGGCAGCACGAGCTGGCCGTGGCCGACCACGTCGCCGCGACCGCCGAGCGGCTCGGCCTGCCCACCCGGGTCGTCGACCTGGCGGCGGCCCGGGCCCTGGCGCCGCGGAGCCCCACCGTCGTGCTGGTGGACGCCGCGACCGGTGCCGCCGCCATCCGTTCGGCGCTGGACGATCTGCCCCGCTGGGTCGTCCCGCTGGTCATCGCCGCCGGTCACGAGCGTGGCGCGACGGCACCCGAGTCGGTTTCCGAAGCGTTGCAGGCCGCCGGGTTCCCCCGGGTCATGCCGGTACGCGCGATCGACGAGTTCGAGCGCTGCACCCCGCTGCTGGTGACCGAGGCCCGCAAGCAGTTCCTCCGGTACGGTCCGGTCGACCCGCCGGACGGCCCGGTCACCCCGAGACCGAGCCTGCGCCCGGCCCGGCCCTTCGACGGGCCGCCCGGGTCCGGCGCGAGCCTGCCGCCGGTGCGGCCGTTCGACACGACGCGAGGGAAGGACGAGCGATGA
- the fxsT gene encoding FxSxx-COOH system tetratricopeptide repeat protein, with amino-acid sequence MTPSREGQVITFYSYKGGTGRTMALANTAWILAANGQRVLVADWDLESPGLHRFYAPFLDAEQVATTGGVMDLILDYEWENARRREETGADPRPGDWHREYARVHRYAFSVSWEFPGGGSLDLLLAGRHNPDYATSVTGLNWDNFYNRLGGAQFFDALREDMKRHYDYALIDSRTGISDVAEICTIHLPDVLVDCFTLSDQGIDGAAAVAARVRDYEGRRARRVLPVPMRVDDGEKGKRDAGRSLAMQKFAGLPGGMTDSERQAYWLTVEVPYRAYYAYEETLATFGDEPGGRTTLLSAYETLTSHITNGRITGLPRMDDQLRRRTVQRFERKPTVVDELILLRHVPEDQVWAEWAQAVLNSADLRVVTASLDGPAPEQTGSAFREVRLVSRAYLAAWRARSGTGGDRAAPSWLAVHVDDTPPVPDVPVGSWTAVHDLTAEDAATHLLKLVGRTVGAAGLRPARFPGVRATVFNAPARNARFTGREDLLRRLREELRASGGSGTPVALRGGPGLGKTQLAIEYAHRFRGAYDIIWWVAADPPQFVDVLMTELSDELGLPSQATIPETNRALRQRLGQTERRPDGTPPPHWLLIFDNADQYEDVRPYLPQGNGHVLVTTRNPDWGDLARAVDVDEFARAESVAHLRARLGEHLMSVAEAERVAEAVENVPIFVATVGAWLADTRTPVEDYLAGLRRTGLETEVWDLPLQRLREGSPGAYRLLQLASVLAPEISLDLLYSDRVARVIAPHDPVVAARVADRVSERDIAATLVQRMNKLALIKLDPHAHRVQVHRLLQTALRARMTDDELVTAKHEVHQILAGSRPPGEVEDPANRQRFRMLWPHLDGSDAISCRDDDVRQLVIDRVRYIYVSGGYEQGERYARETEAVWSALLAELPPDGTEHRKLRVQLLHLRFNWANVLRSLGRFDEALRLDEDTLHQQEELIGDSHPHTLMTAGGYGADLRTLGRYREALERSSRTYAASVEVFGEDHRRTLTAANNLAVSYRLMGMFDRALEGDQATNRRQRVVLGPEHPNTLVSANNLARDLRETGDYEGSVALLREVVTGYRNLFGEQSRDLLTAQANLAVSLRSTGEIAEAAQLLDETYQRLLATLGPTSPDTLFSRLSRTANLMLQGQNTQALAELVEVEQQFVQAFGADHPYSLVCRVNLGVAQWDAGDTGTSLSITEAAAAAMLAALGDRHPFTMAAANNLAVFTILTGEQERGRDRLLAVVEQLAEVLGPEHPDTLRARGNLETVNQALSGGRVSIGRMRIADRLANRVGQHHPSVVVLRDGRYVRRVLDPHPY; translated from the coding sequence ATGACGCCATCGCGCGAAGGGCAGGTCATCACCTTCTACTCCTACAAGGGCGGTACGGGCCGCACGATGGCGCTGGCCAACACCGCCTGGATCCTCGCCGCGAACGGTCAGCGGGTGCTCGTCGCCGACTGGGACCTGGAGTCTCCCGGCCTGCACCGGTTCTACGCCCCGTTCCTCGACGCGGAGCAGGTCGCCACCACCGGCGGCGTCATGGACCTGATCCTGGACTACGAGTGGGAGAACGCCCGCCGGCGCGAGGAGACCGGCGCCGACCCCCGGCCCGGCGACTGGCACCGGGAGTACGCGCGGGTCCACCGGTACGCGTTCTCGGTGAGCTGGGAGTTCCCCGGCGGCGGCAGCCTCGACCTGCTCCTGGCCGGCCGGCACAATCCCGACTACGCGACCAGCGTGACCGGCCTGAACTGGGACAACTTCTACAACCGGCTCGGCGGCGCGCAGTTCTTCGACGCGCTGCGCGAGGACATGAAGCGGCACTACGACTACGCCCTGATCGACAGCCGCACCGGGATCAGCGACGTCGCCGAGATCTGCACCATCCACCTGCCCGACGTGCTGGTCGACTGCTTCACCCTCAGCGACCAGGGCATCGACGGCGCCGCGGCGGTGGCCGCCCGCGTCCGCGACTACGAGGGGCGTCGGGCGCGGCGGGTGCTGCCCGTGCCGATGCGGGTCGACGACGGGGAGAAGGGCAAGCGGGACGCCGGGCGGTCGCTGGCCATGCAGAAGTTCGCCGGCCTGCCGGGCGGCATGACCGACAGCGAGCGGCAGGCCTACTGGCTCACCGTCGAGGTGCCGTACCGCGCGTACTACGCCTACGAGGAGACGCTGGCGACCTTCGGCGACGAGCCGGGCGGGCGCACCACCCTGCTGTCCGCGTACGAGACGTTGACCAGCCACATCACCAACGGCAGGATCACCGGTCTGCCCCGGATGGACGACCAGCTGCGCCGCCGGACGGTGCAGCGCTTCGAACGCAAGCCGACGGTCGTGGACGAGCTGATCCTGCTGCGGCACGTGCCCGAGGACCAGGTGTGGGCGGAGTGGGCGCAGGCCGTGCTGAACTCCGCGGACCTGCGGGTGGTCACCGCTTCCCTGGACGGGCCGGCACCCGAGCAGACGGGCTCGGCCTTCCGCGAGGTCCGGCTGGTCTCCCGCGCCTACCTGGCGGCCTGGCGTGCCCGCTCCGGCACCGGTGGCGACCGGGCCGCGCCGAGCTGGCTGGCCGTGCACGTCGACGACACCCCGCCCGTGCCGGACGTCCCGGTCGGCAGTTGGACGGCCGTGCACGACCTCACCGCCGAGGACGCGGCGACCCACCTGCTGAAGCTGGTGGGACGCACGGTGGGCGCGGCCGGCCTGCGCCCGGCCCGCTTCCCCGGGGTGCGCGCGACGGTCTTCAACGCGCCGGCCCGCAACGCCCGCTTCACCGGGCGCGAGGACCTGCTGCGCCGGCTCCGTGAGGAGCTGAGGGCGTCGGGCGGCAGCGGCACCCCGGTCGCCCTGCGGGGCGGTCCCGGTCTCGGCAAGACGCAGCTCGCCATCGAGTACGCCCACCGGTTCCGGGGCGCGTACGACATCATCTGGTGGGTCGCCGCCGACCCGCCGCAGTTCGTCGACGTGCTCATGACGGAGCTCAGCGACGAGCTGGGCCTGCCGAGCCAGGCGACGATCCCGGAGACCAACCGCGCCCTGCGGCAGCGGCTGGGTCAGACCGAGCGCCGCCCCGACGGCACCCCGCCGCCGCACTGGCTGCTGATCTTCGACAACGCCGACCAGTACGAGGACGTCCGGCCCTACCTGCCGCAGGGCAACGGACACGTGCTGGTCACCACCCGCAACCCGGACTGGGGTGACCTGGCGCGGGCGGTGGACGTCGACGAGTTCGCGCGGGCGGAGAGCGTGGCGCACCTGCGCGCCCGCCTCGGCGAGCACCTGATGAGCGTCGCCGAGGCCGAGCGGGTCGCCGAGGCCGTGGAGAACGTGCCGATCTTCGTCGCGACGGTCGGGGCGTGGTTGGCCGACACCCGCACACCGGTCGAGGACTACCTGGCCGGGCTGCGCCGCACCGGCCTGGAGACGGAGGTCTGGGACCTCCCGCTCCAGCGGCTGCGGGAGGGTTCCCCGGGGGCGTACCGTCTCCTTCAACTCGCGTCGGTGCTCGCCCCGGAGATCTCCCTCGACCTGCTCTACAGCGACCGGGTGGCGCGGGTCATCGCCCCGCACGACCCGGTCGTCGCCGCGCGGGTCGCCGACCGGGTCTCCGAGCGTGACATCGCGGCGACGCTGGTGCAGCGGATGAACAAGCTCGCGCTCATCAAGCTGGACCCGCACGCCCACCGCGTGCAGGTGCACCGGCTGTTGCAGACCGCGCTGCGCGCCCGGATGACCGACGACGAGTTGGTCACGGCCAAGCACGAGGTGCACCAGATCCTCGCCGGGTCGCGACCGCCGGGTGAGGTGGAGGACCCGGCGAACCGGCAACGGTTCCGGATGCTCTGGCCGCACCTCGACGGCTCCGACGCGATCTCCTGCCGGGACGACGACGTCCGGCAACTGGTCATCGACCGGGTCCGCTACATCTACGTCAGCGGCGGGTACGAGCAGGGCGAGCGGTACGCGCGGGAGACCGAGGCCGTGTGGTCGGCGCTGCTGGCGGAGTTGCCGCCGGACGGAACGGAGCACCGCAAGCTGCGCGTCCAACTGCTGCACCTTCGGTTCAACTGGGCGAACGTGCTGCGCAGCCTCGGGCGGTTCGACGAGGCCCTCCGGCTGGACGAGGACACCCTGCACCAGCAGGAGGAGCTGATCGGCGACAGCCACCCGCACACGCTGATGACCGCCGGTGGTTACGGGGCGGACCTGCGCACCCTGGGCCGCTACCGGGAGGCCCTGGAGCGCAGCTCGCGGACGTACGCCGCATCGGTCGAGGTGTTCGGCGAGGATCACCGGCGGACCCTGACCGCGGCGAACAACCTGGCCGTGTCGTACCGGCTGATGGGCATGTTCGACCGGGCGCTCGAGGGTGACCAGGCGACCAACCGGCGACAGCGGGTCGTCCTCGGGCCGGAGCACCCGAACACCCTGGTGTCGGCCAACAACCTCGCCCGCGACCTGCGGGAGACCGGCGACTACGAGGGTTCCGTGGCGCTGCTACGGGAGGTGGTGACCGGCTACCGGAACCTCTTCGGCGAGCAGTCCCGTGACCTGCTCACCGCGCAGGCCAACCTGGCCGTGTCGTTGCGCAGCACCGGGGAGATCGCCGAGGCGGCCCAGTTGCTCGACGAGACCTACCAGCGGCTGCTGGCCACCCTCGGGCCGACCAGCCCGGACACCCTGTTCAGCCGGCTCAGCCGCACGGCCAACCTGATGTTGCAGGGGCAGAACACGCAGGCCCTGGCGGAGCTGGTCGAGGTGGAGCAGCAGTTCGTCCAGGCGTTCGGCGCCGACCACCCGTACTCGCTGGTCTGCCGGGTCAACCTGGGCGTGGCCCAGTGGGACGCCGGCGACACGGGCACCAGCCTGTCGATCACCGAGGCGGCCGCGGCGGCGATGCTCGCCGCACTCGGCGACCGGCACCCGTTCACCATGGCGGCGGCCAACAACCTCGCGGTCTTCACCATCCTCACCGGGGAGCAGGAGCGGGGACGCGACCGGCTGCTGGCCGTGGTGGAGCAGCTCGCGGAGGTGCTCGGGCCCGAGCACCCCGACACGTTGCGGGCCCGGGGCAACCTGGAGACCGTCAACCAGGCGTTGTCGGGCGGCCGGGTGAGCATCGGGCGGATGCGGATCGCCGACCGGCTCGCCAACCGGGTCGGGCAGCACCACCCCAGTGTCGTGGTGCTCCGCGACGGGCGGTACGTGCGGCGGGTGCTCGACCCGCACCCCTACTGA
- a CDS encoding alpha/beta fold hydrolase translates to MTRDGEPGADFAEREDSRRVAYEVTGAPDGFPVFLLHGTPGSRRGPKPRGIVLYRMGVRLIAYDRPGYGDSDRRENRDVADAARDVEAIADHLGVREFAVVGRSGGGPHALACAADARLRGRVTRVAVLVSLAPWNAIELDWVGGMNTGNVRGFGAGSPDTAAVVEEIRQRAERAAADPRLLLADLRTEMSAADRRAVNDPALRRLITDTYAEALRSGPYGWIDDVLAFRRPWAFDLSAIDTAATPVRLWHGADDNFAPVSHGRWLAAQMPGAEMEVRPGAAHFDAVEELPRILRWLVDPDPALSADLLIGARPGQ, encoded by the coding sequence GTGACCCGAGACGGCGAGCCAGGGGCCGACTTCGCCGAACGCGAGGACAGCAGACGCGTGGCGTACGAGGTGACCGGCGCGCCCGACGGCTTCCCCGTCTTCCTGCTCCACGGCACGCCCGGCAGCCGACGTGGCCCCAAGCCGCGCGGCATCGTCCTCTACCGCATGGGTGTCCGGCTGATCGCCTACGACCGGCCCGGCTACGGCGACTCCGACCGACGGGAGAACCGCGACGTCGCCGACGCCGCCCGCGACGTCGAGGCGATCGCCGACCACCTGGGCGTGCGGGAGTTCGCGGTCGTCGGACGCTCCGGCGGCGGCCCGCACGCCCTCGCCTGCGCGGCCGATGCCCGCCTGCGCGGCAGGGTGACCCGGGTGGCGGTGCTGGTCAGTCTCGCCCCGTGGAACGCCATCGAGTTGGACTGGGTCGGCGGCATGAACACCGGCAACGTGCGCGGGTTCGGCGCCGGCAGCCCCGACACCGCCGCCGTGGTGGAGGAGATCCGCCAGCGTGCCGAGCGGGCCGCCGCGGACCCACGGCTGCTCCTCGCGGACCTGAGGACGGAGATGAGCGCGGCGGACCGGCGGGCGGTCAACGATCCGGCGCTGCGCCGGCTCATCACCGACACCTACGCGGAGGCGCTCCGCTCCGGGCCGTACGGGTGGATCGACGACGTGCTGGCGTTCCGCCGCCCCTGGGCGTTCGACCTGTCGGCGATCGACACCGCGGCGACGCCGGTCCGGCTGTGGCACGGCGCCGACGACAACTTCGCCCCGGTCAGCCACGGCCGCTGGCTGGCCGCGCAGATGCCCGGCGCCGAGATGGAGGTCCGGCCCGGGGCGGCGCACTTCGACGCGGTTGAGGAGTTGCCGCGCATCCTGCGCTGGCTCGTCGACCCCGACCCCGCGCTGAGCGCCGACCTGCTGATCGGCGCGCGGCCCGGTCAGTAG
- a CDS encoding RluA family pseudouridine synthase gives MTTFSWSELRRDPIHEDDHLLVLDKPPGISVMGERHAESLTDLAAAAGEPVHWVHRIDKVTSGLLLLARTPSAHASLTRQFANRGADKRYLAWVEGARLPETGTIDLPLRPGRKGTIRIAGERDAIRYDADRRRFALPESAVDRSKPSYESRTDFATALVSGDRTLLVLKPVTGRRHQIRVHLAWLGFPIVGDPLFHRGQADQRTYLHSWGCEITCDWRDEPRTRFWAPPGEEFLDVFADGRKPRLDDALDALTA, from the coding sequence ATGACCACCTTCAGTTGGTCGGAACTTCGGCGCGATCCCATCCACGAGGACGACCACCTGCTCGTGCTCGACAAGCCGCCGGGCATCTCCGTGATGGGCGAGCGGCACGCCGAGTCCCTGACCGACCTGGCCGCCGCCGCCGGGGAGCCGGTGCACTGGGTGCACCGCATCGACAAGGTCACCTCGGGGCTGCTGCTGCTGGCCAGGACGCCGTCGGCGCACGCCTCGCTGACCCGGCAGTTCGCCAACCGGGGCGCCGACAAGCGCTATCTGGCCTGGGTCGAGGGGGCGCGGCTGCCCGAGACCGGCACCATCGACCTGCCGCTGCGGCCGGGCCGCAAGGGCACCATCCGGATCGCGGGCGAGCGCGATGCCATCCGCTACGACGCCGACCGCCGCCGCTTCGCGCTGCCGGAGTCGGCCGTCGACCGGTCCAAGCCCTCCTACGAGTCCCGTACCGACTTCGCCACGGCGCTGGTGAGCGGCGACCGTACGCTGCTGGTGCTCAAGCCGGTCACCGGCCGGCGTCACCAGATCCGCGTCCACCTGGCGTGGCTCGGCTTCCCGATCGTCGGCGACCCGCTGTTCCACCGCGGGCAGGCGGACCAGCGGACGTACCTGCACTCGTGGGGCTGCGAGATCACCTGCGACTGGCGGGACGAGCCGCGTACCCGGTTCTGGGCCCCGCCGGGCGAGGAGTTCCTCGACGTCTTCGCCGACGGCCGGAAGCCCCGGCTCGACGACGCCCTCGACGCGCTGACCGCCTGA